A part of Ammospiza caudacuta isolate bAmmCau1 chromosome 5, bAmmCau1.pri, whole genome shotgun sequence genomic DNA contains:
- the YEATS4 gene encoding YEATS domain-containing protein 4 isoform X1 produces the protein MFKRMAEFGPDSGGRVKGVTIVKPIVYGNVARYFGKKREEDGHTHQWTVYVKPYRNEDMSAYVKKIQFKLHESYGNPLRVVTKPPYEITETGWGEFEIIIKIFFIDPNERPVTLYHLLKLFQSDTNAILGKKTVVSEFYDEMIFQDPTAMMQQLLTTSRQLTLGAYKHETEFADLEVKTREKLEAAKKKTSFEIAELKERLKASRETINCLKNEIRKLEEDDQSKDM, from the exons ATGTTCAAGAGAATGGCAGAGTTCGGGCCTGACTCCGGCGGCAGGGTGAAG GGCGTTACCATCGTGAAGCCGATCGTGTACGGCAACGTCGCGCGGTATTTTgggaagaagagagaggaggaTGGCCACACTCACCAGTGGACGGTGTACGTGAAGCCGTACCGGAACGAG GACATGTCTGCATatgtgaaaaaaattcaattcaAGTTGCATGAAAGCTACGGTAATCCTTTAAGAG TTGTTACCAAACCACCATATGAAATCACCGAAACAGGCTGGGGTGAATTTGAAATAATCATTAAGATATTTTTCATTGATCCAAATGAAAGACCT GTAACTTTATATCACTTGCTGAAGCTTTTTCAGTCGGATACCAATGCCATCCTGGGGAAGAAAACTGTAGTTTCTGAATTCTATGATGAAATG ATATTTCAAGATCCTACTGCAATGATGCAGCAGCTGTTAACAACGTCTCGTCAGCTAACACTAGGTGCTTATAAACATGAAACAGAGT TTGCAGATCTTGAAGTAAAAACCAGGGAGAAGCTTGAAGCTGCCAAAAAGAAGACTAGTTTTGAAATTGCTGAGCTTAAAGAAAGACTAAAAGCAAGTCGTGAAACCATCAACTGTTTAAAGAATGAAATCAGAAAACTTGAAGAAGATGATCAGTCTAAGGATATGTGA
- the YEATS4 gene encoding YEATS domain-containing protein 4 isoform X2: MCKTPVDVAPGPCLSGDGLGDMSAYVKKIQFKLHESYGNPLRVVTKPPYEITETGWGEFEIIIKIFFIDPNERPVTLYHLLKLFQSDTNAILGKKTVVSEFYDEMIFQDPTAMMQQLLTTSRQLTLGAYKHETEFADLEVKTREKLEAAKKKTSFEIAELKERLKASRETINCLKNEIRKLEEDDQSKDM, translated from the exons ATGTGCAAAAcgcctgtggatgtggcacctgggccGTGCCTTAGTGGTGATGGCCTTGGG GACATGTCTGCATatgtgaaaaaaattcaattcaAGTTGCATGAAAGCTACGGTAATCCTTTAAGAG TTGTTACCAAACCACCATATGAAATCACCGAAACAGGCTGGGGTGAATTTGAAATAATCATTAAGATATTTTTCATTGATCCAAATGAAAGACCT GTAACTTTATATCACTTGCTGAAGCTTTTTCAGTCGGATACCAATGCCATCCTGGGGAAGAAAACTGTAGTTTCTGAATTCTATGATGAAATG ATATTTCAAGATCCTACTGCAATGATGCAGCAGCTGTTAACAACGTCTCGTCAGCTAACACTAGGTGCTTATAAACATGAAACAGAGT TTGCAGATCTTGAAGTAAAAACCAGGGAGAAGCTTGAAGCTGCCAAAAAGAAGACTAGTTTTGAAATTGCTGAGCTTAAAGAAAGACTAAAAGCAAGTCGTGAAACCATCAACTGTTTAAAGAATGAAATCAGAAAACTTGAAGAAGATGATCAGTCTAAGGATATGTGA